In Zingiber officinale cultivar Zhangliang chromosome 3A, Zo_v1.1, whole genome shotgun sequence, the DNA window TTGTAACTTTATGATAGGTTTGAAAATTCTGTATGTGTTATTCACgaaattaattaaatcatgaATAATTATTGGAGAGGGGTCTGTATGTGGTTGGTGGTGCGAGTTTAAGGTAActgattaatttatatataaaacaattaagtgaatatataatcaattattttttttcattttagtgGTCATTCACTTGAGACTCTTATAAAGAGatgaaaattaaaagaattttcaaaaaaatatggcAACAATCGGCATGTATTGAATTATGCCAAGATTAGTAGGAAAAAGTCAGCCTTCATCACGTCAGACAATTGGAGTAAGAGATCCAATTTTTGGCAAACTAATGAGAGTAAAAAAAGGAGTCAtcagaataaaataaattaaacttatatttttgGAGACTCATTTGCAAAATATGTGGGAGTATCTATAAATATCGAAAAATATTCACgcagattgatattttttttaactctataactagtttttaaatcaattttaaactaTTACATTATTTCTAACTGTATTATTTTTAGTCGAAGGAATTGGGAAAGAAGTCAGAATTTATAGATACTTTTGTCCACATTTTTCCAAAAAATTAAGACTTGGAGTGGAGATAGAGCTAGAACAACTAAAGTTTGAGTttatctttaattttaatttataacttatattttattatttatgtacctgttctaatttagattttaatttttgagagatATGATGAGCTATTGCTATCACATAGAAGTTCAGATGATGACGATGATAATGAGGGATATGAGCCGTCTGCTAGTAATAATTTGGATTTATGACTGGAGATACTGTGGAGCCAAAGGGGAAAAGATATTAGGTATGAGTTCTACGAGCAAAATTCATATTGTTGCTCGTACACCTTCTTCTACTCCACTAGTATTAATAACACATATTCATAACTTAATTTAAGAGGTTAGCAATTTAAAAGACATAATATATTAAAGGGATCAACAAATTGTAGAAATACAACAAATGACACAAAGTGATAAGGAATTTTAAGAAATGTACTGACAATAAGAATTTATTATTCAACATTTTTAACATTTAGCTCTAGTTCAAGTCAGATTCCTTTCGGTACTAGTAATGACGGTGACGACAATGACAATGCATTAATGTTTGTaattagtattttaaaaatttgttattttattaagtttgtaaattcttcatttttgtatttttgatcaatattattattcttatttcaAACAGGCTTGGTGAGCCCAAGAAAGATTGTGGTTGGAAATCCACGTAATAATAAGTAAATTTttacatatttatttttgttagtttataaaaaaatttatttttattaaaaatgatattttttatttatttattttatgatgcAAGTAGAAGAAGAGGATTGAAATGAAAGGATCTTCCGAGGATGAGTATCTTCTATTCTATATTTCTCCCGTTTGAGACATTTTGGTATGAGATTGTAATTTGAATATCATAACTTAGAAGCATGTTTGGAATATTGGATACACGGTAACTTAGTTGTTGGTTGAAATTTGGTTGTACTTACTTTTATTGTTAATTGTATTGTTGGCTTATGTTTGTATTCGTTTGGATATGGCGGAAGATATTTGGATATTGTTGATGATGAATATGTTTGATAGAATGTTATTGTTGTTTTTGTATTCATTTTATGTATCTATTCGTAAGGttgaacatatcatttttcttttatattgttttcaaattttgattttcatcCTAAATTTGTAAAGAACATAGATTTTTATCACAAATTTAAAATGAATATGGGTTTCCCTAGCAAATATGCGAAATCCCGACTTACTCTGCGGCGATTCTGTCCACGCCCCGCCTCCAAATCTGAAAGGGCCGCCGGAATCCGAGTCGAATCGATCCGGCAGCAGCCCCTAGAGGTCAGTACGGCGACACGATGCAGCGAAGGACGAAAGCCGAAGAGGGGTAGTATGATTGAAAGACGGACCTTTACCAAATCGAAGGCAATAAAACCACGATCGCAGAGACGGAGCGAGAGAaggtactttttttttttttttgcttctgtcTGTTGACGCAATTCATGGATCTTTCTCCTCGATCAACCTCTACCTCGTCGCTCGAACTGAGATCGACAAGAGAGGCAGAGAAGACGGCcctgcctctctctctctctctctacgaTTTCCTCGGCTTCACTCGGTTTACTGCACTTCACTCCTTTTATTTTATCGATTTTTATAAAACCCCTATATTAAAGATAAAGTatcaaataataaaaacaaaacttacaaggagttttttttttacaatctGATTTTTCTGAGgtattttaaaataatagaaTTTGGAGggctaaataaattttttaaaacagatcttgatcaagtttttttttttttttttctatctatatatatatcgTTGTGCCGCATTAGGTTTTTCGCCGCCACTGCTCCGCTTGTCCGTTCGTGGCCGCTCTCGCTCCTGGGCGTCAATGGAGATCCAGCAACAGGAGGTTAAGCTGTTCAATCGATGGTCCTTCGACGATGTTGCGGTTTGCTCTCGCTGTTGTTTCTTTTTTATCTGGTAGCATCTGGTTTATTTTGTACTGTCTTCATTCCCTACTCGTCGACTGCGTGAGATCGATTGCGCCCTTTCTTGTTTGGTTTATTGGATAAAATTGTCAATCTTGTATAATCCGCTTTAAGTACGCAAGGCGATATCGTAATCGATTCCTCCATTGTGCTACTTCAAACAAAAAAGTTTCTTTTGACGTTTTGGCGTAGAGAAAATAGGGCTGTGTGTTCAAGTATTCACTGAACGTGGGTTGCAGTTTTCTAGAGAAGGAACTATTGATCGTAGGGAAAATAGGCTTCGAGAATTCAATTCATAAACAAAAGAATTCTACTGTTTCTGTAGATCTGGAGGTTTTAGACAACATTATTCTAATTCTTCCATAAGGAAACAAATCAACTTTGCTTTATGATTGCATAAACTTGTCGTTCGTACTACAGTCGGTTGCATGCATCAAATCACatttctttcaatttttcatgaTGATGATATCTATAGTAAATTTTAGATGAATTGGCAAATTTTAAAACGTGCATATTGTTCATTGTTTCTGCTAGAAGTTAATTGAAGGATATTTTCTCTGATATTTGCAGGTCAGCGATATCTCGCTTGCTGATTACATTGCTGTGACTCCCCCGAAACATGCTACGTATCTTCCGCATACGGCTGGGAGGTACTCTGCTAAGAGGTTCCGAAAGGCTCAGTGCCCAATTATTGAGAGACTTACGAATTCTTTGATGATGCACGGGCGGAACAATGGCAAGAAGCTAATGGCTGTCCGCATAATCAAACATACAATGGAAATTATTCATCTGCTTACTGATGCGAACCCGATCCAAATTATGGTTGATGCCATTATCAACAGGTAATCATCCACGACTAGAATCTCACTGAAGAAGATGGGCATTGTGGATTCAATgccttttcatttttctttcttgatttgtcatttattttatagaatattttgCACCCAATAACTTTTTAACTTGCATAAGCCAAAGAATATATGTTGGAAACCTATTGGAAAAACACATTACTTATTCAACTTGTAAAGGAGAAATAACTCTTGAATCTCATGGGAAGTTTTCCTTTGGCTATTGCCTGAACTGGATATTTAGCAGCTGAGCAGCTTCTTGATTGTGGTTGAATTCATCACAAGTTGATTTGGAGAAATATATTAATTTCCAAACAAATTGTGGATTTTTTTTATCGTTATACAAGCAATATTCATAGTTGTGCTTCTTTTTCTTTGAATTTGCAACATCTCATGTCAGTCAGATAGATGATTTCTAGCTGAATTCTGATGCACACAGAAATGATTTTGGATGGCCTTGTCTTCCTTGTAAGTTTCTTCTCATATAATAGTGAGAGTGCTTTATGTAATTTAGAAACAAGTACACCATGTTTGATTAACTAAGCCCTTGTTTGTTATCAGTTTCTGTTTTAGCTCAGGATAACTTCGATTTCGATGTTTCCTGCTAAAACTTGCTCCTTGCAATTGTGCTTTCATCAGCTTAACGACTTTTATGTTGCAACTGTAGTATACAAACTTCATTCTTTTAAGTATGATGATTGATGATCACCTATGCTCTTCTTATTTGCATGCCAGTGGTCCAAGAGAAGATGCCACTCGAATTGGCTCTGCTGGTGTTGTCAGACGTCAGGCAGTTGATATCTCTCCGCTCCGGCGGGTTAACCAGGCAATATACCTCCTCACCACTGGTGCCCGCGAAAGCGCTTTCAGGAACATAAAGACCATCGCCGAGTGCCTTGCCGACGAGTTGATTAATGCAGCTAAGGGTTCTTCCAACAGGCGAGTTGCTCCAAGATCTTTCTCTTTCCTAATCGTTTACTTAAAGATTCAATTTACTCCATACAAACCTCACATTGTGGATGTGTTCAACAGCTACgcgatcaagaagaaggatgagaTCGAGCGGGTTGCCAAGGCCAACCGTTGAGCATGCCGACTCGCCAGCATCTCAGAAGTCTACGTGTGCACTCCGATTTCGTCCTAGGTCGTATTATGTCTTTTTGAGTTAAATGAGCTTTTAAATTTGCATTTCTTTTTAGCTAAACTTTAAAAAGAGTTTGGTGCTGGAACGAGTAATTGAATAATTTGTGTGGCAAATTTGTGATGATTTCGTTAGTGTTAAAAACTAAAAAGGCCTCTGTTTTATTCATattattaaaaagggattttcttttttaaatttgttaaaataatactatatatatttttaattttataaataattaatgatgatttttggtaaaacttta includes these proteins:
- the LOC122051339 gene encoding 40S ribosomal protein S5-like — its product is MEIQQQEVKLFNRWSFDDVAVSDISLADYIAVTPPKHATYLPHTAGRYSAKRFRKAQCPIIERLTNSLMMHGRNNGKKLMAVRIIKHTMEIIHLLTDANPIQIMVDAIINSGPREDATRIGSAGVVRRQAVDISPLRRVNQAIYLLTTGARESAFRNIKTIAECLADELINAAKGSSNSYAIKKKDEIERVAKANR